Genomic DNA from Armatimonadota bacterium:
CGCCCGGAACCTGGTGCCGGTAATAGGCCAGATCGTACTCCGAGGGGCGGCCGATGGGCAGGTTCCGCCGCCGAGCCACTTGAAAGAAGTACCGGGAGACCCGTTCCGCGGCCTCCAGGTCCACCTCCACCTCGAAGCCCAGCTCCCGCAGGTTCGCCACCGTCCGGAAGAAGTTCGGGAGACTGGTCCCCTCTGCGAGGGGAGGGATGGCGGTGTGGAAGGTGCGGACTCCCAGCTCCGCGGCTCGCACGTAGCACACGGGGGCGAGCCCCATGTTGCAGTGGGAGTGGACCTCCAGGGGGGTATCCCCGAGCGCCTCCCGGAGGGCCGGCACCAGAGTCCCGACCCGATCCGGGGTGAGGAGACCCGCGGGATCCTTGATGTACACCGCGTCCACCACGCCCCGGGCCTTCTCTCCCAGCTCCCGGACCCGGCGGGTGTAGAACTCGTCCGTGTGGACCGGGCTGATGCTGTACACCAGGGCCACCACCACCTCCTCCGCCCCCTCCTCCCGGGCCATCCGGGCCCCCTCCACCATCTCCGCCACGTTGTTCATGGGATCCACCACCTGGATCCGGCGGATGCCGTGGCGGACCACGGTGCGCATGGCAAGCCGGATGAGCTCCCGCGGACAGGGCTCCCACCGGATGAACCGGAGGCCCGTGGTCATGAAGGTCAGGGGCGTGCGGGGCATCCGCTCCCGGGTGAGCCGGATCCGCTCGAAGGGATCCTCCCGGTGCCACCGCACGGACACGGCCATGTGGGTGCTGGTGGTGAAGTCCAGGGCCTTGAACCCCACCCGGTCCAGATCCGATGCCACGGCCAGGATCATGGGGGTGGTGATGCCCGTGGCGCTCCACAGGCTCTGGTTCCCGTCCCGGAGGGTGACGTCGATCAGCTGGATCCGCCTCTCCATGATGAGGGGCCGGATTCACCGGGACAGCGCCTTGCCCGCCAGGGTCTGCACCACGTAGCTGAGCGGGTCCTTGAAGTTGGCCGCGATGGAGCTTCTGGGACGCCGGCTCCACACGGTTTCGGGCCGGGACTGGAGCAGGTAGAGGTTGTGGGGGAAGGCCTCGTTCTCCGCCACCGCCCACTCGATGTCCAAGGGGAACCCGTAGACCTGCTCCAGGTGCCGGGCCAGCCGCGCAAGTTCCACCACCTCCTCGTCGCAAAGACAGGGCTTCGTCTGCAGATCCTCGGGAACGGGAACCTTCACCAGCACCCCCTCGCTGCCCGTGGGCACGAACTGCGCGGTTTTGGGCGAGATCTTGCGGTGCACGATCTCCAGGGTCACCTTGTTGACGGTGAACTCGTCCGGGGTGACCTCCCCGCTCACCACCGCCACCCCGGGGCCCCAGCTCCCCTCCACCACGATGAGGGAACGGTCCCCGGTCCGGGGGCTGAGGGTGAACAGGACCCCCGCAGCCCTGGGATGAACCATCTGCTGGACCCCCACCGCCACCCCGTCGTCCAGGGAGATCCCTTGGGTCAGCCGGTACGAGAGGGCCCGGGGGGTGAACGCGCTCGCCCAGCACCGGCGCACGGAGTCCAACACGTTCTCGGCTCCGCGCACCCACAGGTACGTCTCCTGCTGACCCGCGAAGCTGGCTTGCTCGCTGTCCTCCGCCAGGGCGCTTGAGCGCACCGCCACGGGCGGGTCCGAAACCTGGGTCCGAATGCTCAGCTCCTCGTACCCTCGCTCGATGGCCCCCTGCACCTCCCGCGGAATCCGACTTTCCAGGAACATGCCCGTGATCTGCTGGCTCGCCCGCTCGAGACTTTCCAGGTCGTTGGGCGCCACGGAGGCCAGCACCTGCCGCAGCCGATCCTCCAGGCCGTTGGCTTCCAGGAAGCGCCGGTATCCGAAGCTGGTGACCGCGAATCCCGGCGGGACCCGGCACCCGTGCCGGAGGAGTTCTCCAAGGCTCGCCACCTTCCCACCCACGAGGGCGCGCTCCGTGAATCCCACCCGTGAGAAGTCCAGGACGAAGGGCACCTCTCCCATCATCTCATCCGACCCCCCTTCTAGTCCTCCAGCAGGGTTACGGTTCCCGCATCCCCGTCCACCCGGATCCGCTGTCCGGTCCGGATGCGCTTGGTGGCGGATCCCGTCCCCAGCACCGCGGGGATCCCGTACTCCCGCGCCACGATGGCCGCGTGGGACATCATCCCGCCGATGTCGGAGACCGTGGCCCGGATCCGGGAGAAGACCGGAGCCCAGCTGGGCTCCGTGACGGAACACACCAGGATCTCTCCTTCCTGGACCTCGTGCAGCTGATCCACGCTCAGGACCACCCGCGCGGGCCCCTCCACCACCCCCGGCGAGGCCGCGAACCCTCGCAGGACCTTCTCTTCCGCCTTCTCCGGCTCCAGCCACGCCCGCAGGCGTTCGGGCGTGATGCCCCAGAGCATCACCACCGCGGGGTCCACCACGGCCTCGGGCACGGTCCCAAGAGCCGGGGGTGGGTTCCACTCCCGCAACTTCCTCATGAGCTCCCGCCGCCGGGCGATGATGGGCGGCCAGTACACGGGGCCCCGGGCCGGTGCCCCGATGGTCCAGGAGAGCAAAAGGTCCATGAGGGCCTGGTGCACCTCACTCCAGTGCAGGTAGAAGATGTCCTCCACGTCCCGGAAGAACCCCTGCCGCACGAACAGGGCCCCCAGTTCCCGCACCTTGTTCCAGAACACGCTCTGGTACCAGTGCTCCACGTAGAACTTGTGGTCCTCGATGGAGTAGTACACGTTACGGACCAGCCCCAGGAGCTGATCAAAGGCCCGCCGATCCTCCTCCGTTTGCAGCAAAGCCCGATACCCTTCCGTGATCTGATCCCGGTCCCGCCGGCGGCCCTCGATGTCCCGCTCCAGGGACTCTCCCCGCTTCACCTTCGCCACGTAGTCGCACAGGATGCCGAAGACGGCTCCCGGATCGTCCACCCACGCCCGGTGATGATGGTGGAACCCATCCCCCGTGTTCATGTAGAACCAGGGGTCCGAGCTCCGACGCCACTCCTCTAGCCACGTCCGGCCCGCCTCGGTCTGCTCCAGAACCTGGAACACCTCCTTCACGTCCGCACCGGGCCGGAAATGGGAATCCACCCCCAGCTCCACGGCCCGCTTGGCCAAGCGCTTCAGCTCATCGTTGGGGCGGAACATGCTCACGTCAATGGCGCCCACCATGCGGGTGATGGCCTGGTCCGAGATCTCCGGGAACGCTTTCTTGCAGAACTCGTAAAAGGTAAAGTAGGCGGCGAACCCGATCATCACGATCTCCATGTGGATCTGCCAGATCCGGAAGATGCTCTCCAGAAGCCGGTGGTAGGCCTCGAACACCTCCTGGGAGGTGCCGTATCCCTTCCGTTCGAAGACGAGCCGCTCGTCCTCCACCTCCGGGAGCTCCGGGAACCGGATGGCCTTCAGCTGCTCGATCTCCCGCTTTACCTTCTCCCGCCACTCCTCGTAGAACTGCGGCCAGTTCTGGAAGTAGTACCCCGCCCGACGCTCGAAGAGCTTGGCCCGTTCCTCGATCTTCTTGGGATCTCCCACCGCGGTGGGGCTGATGTACAGCCGGCCGTTCAGGAACCGGAAGTCAATCCCCATGGCCGGCGGGATGGCGAACATCCGGCTGCTCATCTCCCCGATGCCGAGGTAGCCCGCCTCGAATCCGATGGTGTCAAACGGATGCACGGCTTCGGGGGCGTGCATGCCGTTGTAGAACCAAAGCTTGTTCTCTTCCTCCTGCCTGCGGTCCTCGCTAAACAGGAGGTAGTACGGATACATCTCCGTCCAGCCCTCGCAGCCGGGGGGTGTCTGGACCTCGAACGGGCTTTGGAACCGCAAAGCGTCCGTCATCATTCCCCCTCCCCCTTGCGCGTCCCATGTGGGTTTTGGACGTGAGAGAGAACATCCCGCGAGCGTTCGAGGGACGGAGCCTGCACTCCCCCACCCCGACGGCCCCGAAGACGAGCCCGATTCACCCGCGGCGTCCCCCGATCGAGCAGGTTGATCCCGACGATAGCCCAACCAAAT
This window encodes:
- a CDS encoding biotin carboxyl carrier protein translates to MERRIQLIDVTLRDGNQSLWSATGITTPMILAVASDLDRVGFKALDFTTSTHMAVSVRWHREDPFERIRLTRERMPRTPLTFMTTGLRFIRWEPCPRELIRLAMRTVVRHGIRRIQVVDPMNNVAEMVEGARMAREEGAEEVVVALVYSISPVHTDEFYTRRVRELGEKARGVVDAVYIKDPAGLLTPDRVGTLVPALREALGDTPLEVHSHCNMGLAPVCYVRAAELGVRTFHTAIPPLAEGTSLPNFFRTVANLRELGFEVEVDLEAAERVSRYFFQVARRRNLPIGRPSEYDLAYYRHQVPGGMVTTLKRNLREIGQEEKFEAVLDEIVRVRAELGYPIMMTPFSQFVATQALLNLIGPERYRLVADETIRYILGQYGEPPGPIDPEVQDRVLSLPRAKEIPRERPELSIAELRRIYGGGSDEEVLLRYGLPEEEVQAIQRGKAAPLVLDGEGTGETLRRLVEALSAGQRRVTYVRLERKDLGITLRRTRTA
- a CDS encoding PEP/pyruvate-binding domain-containing protein; this translates as MMGEVPFVLDFSRVGFTERALVGGKVASLGELLRHGCRVPPGFAVTSFGYRRFLEANGLEDRLRQVLASVAPNDLESLERASQQITGMFLESRIPREVQGAIERGYEELSIRTQVSDPPVAVRSSALAEDSEQASFAGQQETYLWVRGAENVLDSVRRCWASAFTPRALSYRLTQGISLDDGVAVGVQQMVHPRAAGVLFTLSPRTGDRSLIVVEGSWGPGVAVVSGEVTPDEFTVNKVTLEIVHRKISPKTAQFVPTGSEGVLVKVPVPEDLQTKPCLCDEEVVELARLARHLEQVYGFPLDIEWAVAENEAFPHNLYLLQSRPETVWSRRPRSSIAANFKDPLSYVVQTLAGKALSR
- a CDS encoding PEP-utilizing enzyme, whose protein sequence is MTDALRFQSPFEVQTPPGCEGWTEMYPYYLLFSEDRRQEEENKLWFYNGMHAPEAVHPFDTIGFEAGYLGIGEMSSRMFAIPPAMGIDFRFLNGRLYISPTAVGDPKKIEERAKLFERRAGYYFQNWPQFYEEWREKVKREIEQLKAIRFPELPEVEDERLVFERKGYGTSQEVFEAYHRLLESIFRIWQIHMEIVMIGFAAYFTFYEFCKKAFPEISDQAITRMVGAIDVSMFRPNDELKRLAKRAVELGVDSHFRPGADVKEVFQVLEQTEAGRTWLEEWRRSSDPWFYMNTGDGFHHHHRAWVDDPGAVFGILCDYVAKVKRGESLERDIEGRRRDRDQITEGYRALLQTEEDRRAFDQLLGLVRNVYYSIEDHKFYVEHWYQSVFWNKVRELGALFVRQGFFRDVEDIFYLHWSEVHQALMDLLLSWTIGAPARGPVYWPPIIARRRELMRKLREWNPPPALGTVPEAVVDPAVVMLWGITPERLRAWLEPEKAEEKVLRGFAASPGVVEGPARVVLSVDQLHEVQEGEILVCSVTEPSWAPVFSRIRATVSDIGGMMSHAAIVAREYGIPAVLGTGSATKRIRTGQRIRVDGDAGTVTLLED